One Physeter macrocephalus isolate SW-GA unplaced genomic scaffold, ASM283717v5 random_105, whole genome shotgun sequence DNA segment encodes these proteins:
- the CIAO3 gene encoding cytosolic iron-sulfur assembly component 3 isoform X2, protein MASLFSGALQLTDLDDFIAPSQDCIKPMRVDKRPGSGVAKIHIEDDGSYFQVSQDGGTKKLERAKISLDDCLACSGCVTSAETVLITQQSHEELRKVLGANKMAAPDQQRLVVISVSPQSRASLAVRFQLNPTDTARKLTAFFKKIGAHYVFDTTFSRNFSLLESQREFVRRFRAQADSKQALPVLTSACPGWICYAEKTHGNVLLPYISTARSPQQVMGSLVKDFFSQQQHLTPDKIYHVTVMPCYDKKLEASRPDFFNQEHQTRDVDCVITTGEVFKLLEEEGVSLSELEPAPLDSLNKDLQEVTLEREGQVLLHFAAAYGFRNIQNLVQKIKRGRCPYHYVEVMACPAGCLNGGGQLKAPDMPGKELLQQVERLYSMVRTEAPEDAPGVQELYGHWLQGEGSEQASRLLHTSYHAVEKAGSSLSIRW, encoded by the exons ATGGCGTCGCTCTTCAGCGGGGCCTTGCAGCTGACGGACCTGGACGACTTCATCGCGCCGTCTCAG GATTGCATCAAGCCCATGAGGGTGGATAAGAGGCCGGGAAGTGGCGTGGCCAAGATCCACATCGAAGATGACGGGAGTTACTTCCAAGTCAGTCAG GATGGAGGGACGAAGAAGCTGGAGAGGGCCAAGATCTCACTGGACGACTGCCTGGCGTGCAGTGGCTGCGTCACTTCGGCAGAGACCGTGCTCATCACTCAGCAGAGCCACGAGGAGCTGCGGAAGGTTCTAGGTGCTAATAAG ATGGCGGCGCCCGATCAGCAGAGGCTGGTTGTCATCTCAGTCTCTCCCCAGTCCAGAGCGTCGCTGGCTGTGAGATTTCAGCTGAATCCTACAGACACCGCCAGGAAATTAActgcattctttaaaaaaatag GGGCACACTATGTGTTTGATACCACCTTCTCGAGGAACTTCAGCCTTCTCGAGAGCCAGCGGGAGTTCGTGCGGCGATTCCGAGCACAAGCCGATTCCAAGCAGGCCTTGCCCGTGCTGACTTCCGCCTGCCCAG GCTGGATCTGCTATGCGGAGAAGACCCACGGGAACGTCCTCCTCCCCTACATCAGCACCGCCCGGTCCCCGCAGCAGGTCATGGGCTCCCTGGTCAAGGACTTCTTCTCCCAGCAGCAG CATTTGACCCCCGACAAGATCTACCACGTGACGGTGATGCCCTGCTACGACAAAAAGCTGGAAGCCTCCAGACCCGACTTCTTCAACCAAGAGCACCAGACACGCGATGTGGACTGTGTCATCACAACAG GAGAAGTCTTCAAGCTGCTGGAAGAAGAAGGGGTCTCGCTGTCAGAGCTGGAGCCGGCTCCCCTGGACAGTCT GAACAAGGACCTCCAGGAGGTGACTCTGGAGAGGGAGGGCCAGGTCCTGCTGCACTTCGCCGCGGCCTACGGCTTCCGCAACATCCAGAACCTGGTGCAAAAGATCAAGCGAGGGCGCTGCCCATACCACTATGTGGAGGTCATGGCCTGCCCTGCAG GCTGCTTGAATGGTGGAGGCCAGCTCAAGGCCCCCGACATGCCTGGCAAGGAGCTTCTCCAGCAAGTTGAGAGGCTCTACAGCATGGTCAGGACCGAGGCACCAGAGGACGCGCCTGGGGTCCAGGAGCTGTATGGGCACTGGCTGCAGGGCGAGGGCTCAGAGCAGGCCAGCCGCCTGCTGCACACAAGCTATCATGCGGTGGAAAAGGCTGGTTCCAGCCTCAGCATCAGGTGGTAG
- the HAGHL gene encoding hydroxyacylglutathione hydrolase-like protein isoform X5, producing MKVKVIPVLEDNYMYLVIEEHTREAVAVDVAVPKRLLEIVGREGVSLTTVLTTHHHWDHARGNTELARLLPGLVVLGADERICALTRRLAHGEELRFGAIHVRCLLTPGHTLGHMSYFLWEDECLDPPAVFSGDALSVAGCGSRLETTAQQMYHSLVETLGTLPPETKVFCGHEHTLGNLEFAQKVEPWNNHVKAKLSWAKKRDEDDVPTVPSTLGEELLYNPFLRVAEEPVRKFTGKVAPAEVLEVLCRERASFERAAEPLQPQARALLALQWGLLSMPRPK from the exons ATGAAGGTCAAAGTCATCCCTGTGCTTGAGGACAACTACATGTACCTGGTCATCGAAGAGCACACGCGGGAGGCTGTGGCCGTGGACGTGGCCGTGCCCAAAAGG CTGCTGGAGATCGTGGGCCGGGAGGGGGTATCACTGACAACTGTGCTGACCACCCATCACCACTG GGACCACGCCCGGGGCAACACGGAGCTGGCAAGGCTGCTGCCTGGCCTGGTGGTGCTGGGCGCAGATGAGCGCATCTGTGCGCTGACCCGCAGGCTGGCACATGGCGAGGAGCTGCGG TTTGGGGCCATCCACGTGCGCTGCCTCCTGACGCCCGGCCACACCTTGGGCCACATGAGCTACTTCCTGTGGGAAGATGAGTGTCTGGACCCGCCCGCCGTGTTCTCGG GGGACGCATTGTCTGTGGCCGGCTGCGGCTCACGCCTGGAGACGACAGCTCAGCAGATGTACCACAGCTTGGTGGAGACCCTGGGCACCCTGCCCCCTGAGACA AAGGTGTTCTGTGGTCACGAGCACACACTGGGCAACCTCGAGTTTGCACAAAAAGTGGAGCCTTGGAACAACCACGTGAAGGCCAAGCTATCGTGGGCCAAG AAGAGGGATGAGGATGATGTGCCCACGGTGCCCTCAACCCTGGGCGAGGAGCTCCTTTACAACCCCTTCCTGAGGGTGGC AGAGGAGCCTGTGCGCAAGTTCACAGGAAAGGTCGCCCCAGCTGAAGTCCTGGAAGTGCTCTGCAGAGAACGAGCAAGCTTTGAGCGGGCAGCTGAGCCGCTGCAGCCACAGGCCCGGGCACTCCTTGCGCTGCAGTGGGGGCTCCTGAGCATGCCACGGCCAAAGTGA
- the HAGHL gene encoding hydroxyacylglutathione hydrolase-like protein isoform X7 — protein MKVKVIPVLEDNYMYLVIEEHTREAVAVDVAVPKRARPLPGALCTRAWRPNTGSYLDHLHLPNSHPFQLLEIVGREGVSLTTVLTTHHHWDHARGNTELARLLPGLVVLGADERICALTRRLAHGEELRFGAIHVRCLLTPGHTLGHMSYFLWEDECLDPPAVFSGDALSVAGCGSRLETTAQQMYHSLVETLGTLPPETKRDEDDVPTVPSTLGEELLYNPFLRVAEEPVRKFTGKVAPAEVLEVLCRERASFERAAEPLQPQARALLALQWGLLSMPRPK, from the exons ATGAAGGTCAAAGTCATCCCTGTGCTTGAGGACAACTACATGTACCTGGTCATCGAAGAGCACACGCGGGAGGCTGTGGCCGTGGACGTGGCCGTGCCCAAAAGG GCCCGTCCCCTGCCTGGGGCACTGTGCACCCGGGCCTGGCGCCCCAACACAGGCAGCTACCTGGACCACCTGCATCTCCCTAACTCCCATCCCTTTCAGCTGCTGGAGATCGTGGGCCGGGAGGGGGTATCACTGACAACTGTGCTGACCACCCATCACCACTG GGACCACGCCCGGGGCAACACGGAGCTGGCAAGGCTGCTGCCTGGCCTGGTGGTGCTGGGCGCAGATGAGCGCATCTGTGCGCTGACCCGCAGGCTGGCACATGGCGAGGAGCTGCGG TTTGGGGCCATCCACGTGCGCTGCCTCCTGACGCCCGGCCACACCTTGGGCCACATGAGCTACTTCCTGTGGGAAGATGAGTGTCTGGACCCGCCCGCCGTGTTCTCGG GGGACGCATTGTCTGTGGCCGGCTGCGGCTCACGCCTGGAGACGACAGCTCAGCAGATGTACCACAGCTTGGTGGAGACCCTGGGCACCCTGCCCCCTGAGACA AAGAGGGATGAGGATGATGTGCCCACGGTGCCCTCAACCCTGGGCGAGGAGCTCCTTTACAACCCCTTCCTGAGGGTGGC AGAGGAGCCTGTGCGCAAGTTCACAGGAAAGGTCGCCCCAGCTGAAGTCCTGGAAGTGCTCTGCAGAGAACGAGCAAGCTTTGAGCGGGCAGCTGAGCCGCTGCAGCCACAGGCCCGGGCACTCCTTGCGCTGCAGTGGGGGCTCCTGAGCATGCCACGGCCAAAGTGA
- the HAGHL gene encoding hydroxyacylglutathione hydrolase-like protein isoform X4, translated as MKVKVIPVLEDNYMYLVIEEHTREAVAVDVAVPKRARPLPGALCTRAWRPNTGSYLDHLHLPNSHPFQLLEIVGREGVSLTTVLTTHHHWDHARGNTELARLLPGLVVLGADERICALTRRLAHGEELRFGAIHVRCLLTPGHTLGHMSYFLWEDECLDPPAVFSGDALSVAGCGSRLETTAQQMYHSLVETLGTLPPETKVFCGHEHTLGNLEFAQKVEPWNNHVKAKLSWAKKRDEDDVPTVPSTLGEELLYNPFLRVAPSRELNHFWTPTHTTGKTENQPEGS; from the exons ATGAAGGTCAAAGTCATCCCTGTGCTTGAGGACAACTACATGTACCTGGTCATCGAAGAGCACACGCGGGAGGCTGTGGCCGTGGACGTGGCCGTGCCCAAAAGG GCCCGTCCCCTGCCTGGGGCACTGTGCACCCGGGCCTGGCGCCCCAACACAGGCAGCTACCTGGACCACCTGCATCTCCCTAACTCCCATCCCTTTCAGCTGCTGGAGATCGTGGGCCGGGAGGGGGTATCACTGACAACTGTGCTGACCACCCATCACCACTG GGACCACGCCCGGGGCAACACGGAGCTGGCAAGGCTGCTGCCTGGCCTGGTGGTGCTGGGCGCAGATGAGCGCATCTGTGCGCTGACCCGCAGGCTGGCACATGGCGAGGAGCTGCGG TTTGGGGCCATCCACGTGCGCTGCCTCCTGACGCCCGGCCACACCTTGGGCCACATGAGCTACTTCCTGTGGGAAGATGAGTGTCTGGACCCGCCCGCCGTGTTCTCGG GGGACGCATTGTCTGTGGCCGGCTGCGGCTCACGCCTGGAGACGACAGCTCAGCAGATGTACCACAGCTTGGTGGAGACCCTGGGCACCCTGCCCCCTGAGACA AAGGTGTTCTGTGGTCACGAGCACACACTGGGCAACCTCGAGTTTGCACAAAAAGTGGAGCCTTGGAACAACCACGTGAAGGCCAAGCTATCGTGGGCCAAG AAGAGGGATGAGGATGATGTGCCCACGGTGCCCTCAACCCTGGGCGAGGAGCTCCTTTACAACCCCTTCCTGAGGGTGGC GCCATCTCGTGAACTCAACCACTTCTGGACACCAACACATACCACGGGGAAGACGGAAAACCAACCAGaaggaagctga
- the CIAO3 gene encoding cytosolic iron-sulfur assembly component 3 isoform X1, with amino-acid sequence MASLFSGALQLTDLDDFIAPSQDCIKPMRVDKRPGSGVAKIHIEDDGSYFQVSQDGGTKKLERAKISLDDCLACSGCVTSAETVLITQQSHEELRKVLGANKMAAPDQQRLVVISVSPQSRASLAVRFQLNPTDTARKLTAFFKKIGAHYVFDTTFSRNFSLLESQREFVRRFRAQADSKQALPVLTSACPGWICYAEKTHGNVLLPYISTARSPQQVMGSLVKDFFSQQQHLTPDKIYHVTVMPCYDKKLEASRPDFFNQEHQTRDVDCVITTGEVFKLLEEEGVSLSELEPAPLDSLCSSVSAQEPTSHQGGGSGGYLEHVFRYAAQELFGIHVTEVTYKPLRNKDLQEVTLEREGQVLLHFAAAYGFRNIQNLVQKIKRGRCPYHYVEVMACPAGCLNGGGQLKAPDMPGKELLQQVERLYSMVRTEAPEDAPGVQELYGHWLQGEGSEQASRLLHTSYHAVEKAGSSLSIRW; translated from the exons ATGGCGTCGCTCTTCAGCGGGGCCTTGCAGCTGACGGACCTGGACGACTTCATCGCGCCGTCTCAG GATTGCATCAAGCCCATGAGGGTGGATAAGAGGCCGGGAAGTGGCGTGGCCAAGATCCACATCGAAGATGACGGGAGTTACTTCCAAGTCAGTCAG GATGGAGGGACGAAGAAGCTGGAGAGGGCCAAGATCTCACTGGACGACTGCCTGGCGTGCAGTGGCTGCGTCACTTCGGCAGAGACCGTGCTCATCACTCAGCAGAGCCACGAGGAGCTGCGGAAGGTTCTAGGTGCTAATAAG ATGGCGGCGCCCGATCAGCAGAGGCTGGTTGTCATCTCAGTCTCTCCCCAGTCCAGAGCGTCGCTGGCTGTGAGATTTCAGCTGAATCCTACAGACACCGCCAGGAAATTAActgcattctttaaaaaaatag GGGCACACTATGTGTTTGATACCACCTTCTCGAGGAACTTCAGCCTTCTCGAGAGCCAGCGGGAGTTCGTGCGGCGATTCCGAGCACAAGCCGATTCCAAGCAGGCCTTGCCCGTGCTGACTTCCGCCTGCCCAG GCTGGATCTGCTATGCGGAGAAGACCCACGGGAACGTCCTCCTCCCCTACATCAGCACCGCCCGGTCCCCGCAGCAGGTCATGGGCTCCCTGGTCAAGGACTTCTTCTCCCAGCAGCAG CATTTGACCCCCGACAAGATCTACCACGTGACGGTGATGCCCTGCTACGACAAAAAGCTGGAAGCCTCCAGACCCGACTTCTTCAACCAAGAGCACCAGACACGCGATGTGGACTGTGTCATCACAACAG GAGAAGTCTTCAAGCTGCTGGAAGAAGAAGGGGTCTCGCTGTCAGAGCTGGAGCCGGCTCCCCTGGACAGTCT GTGCAGCAGTGTATCTGCCCAGGAGCCTACCAGCCATCAGGGTGGGGGCTCAGGGGGCTACCTGGAGCACGTGTTCCGGTATGCAGCCCAGGAGCTCTTTGGAATCCACGTCACTGAAGTCACCTACAAACCCCTGAG GAACAAGGACCTCCAGGAGGTGACTCTGGAGAGGGAGGGCCAGGTCCTGCTGCACTTCGCCGCGGCCTACGGCTTCCGCAACATCCAGAACCTGGTGCAAAAGATCAAGCGAGGGCGCTGCCCATACCACTATGTGGAGGTCATGGCCTGCCCTGCAG GCTGCTTGAATGGTGGAGGCCAGCTCAAGGCCCCCGACATGCCTGGCAAGGAGCTTCTCCAGCAAGTTGAGAGGCTCTACAGCATGGTCAGGACCGAGGCACCAGAGGACGCGCCTGGGGTCCAGGAGCTGTATGGGCACTGGCTGCAGGGCGAGGGCTCAGAGCAGGCCAGCCGCCTGCTGCACACAAGCTATCATGCGGTGGAAAAGGCTGGTTCCAGCCTCAGCATCAGGTGGTAG
- the HAGHL gene encoding hydroxyacylglutathione hydrolase-like protein isoform X6, whose translation MRGALRPGPVTGARGPPLSGCPSGSPCDQLAQPKGLLEIVGREGVSLTTVLTTHHHWDHARGNTELARLLPGLVVLGADERICALTRRLAHGEELRFGAIHVRCLLTPGHTLGHMSYFLWEDECLDPPAVFSGDALSVAGCGSRLETTAQQMYHSLVETLGTLPPETKVFCGHEHTLGNLEFAQKVEPWNNHVKAKLSWAKKRDEDDVPTVPSTLGEELLYNPFLRVAEEPVRKFTGKVAPAEVLEVLCRERASFERAAEPLQPQARALLALQWGLLSMPRPK comes from the exons ATGAGAGGCGCGCTCCGTCCAGGCCCCGTGACAGGCGCCCGAGGCCCGCCTCTGTCCGGCTGTCCTTCAGGTAGTCCTTGCGACCAGCTGGCGCAGCCCAAGGGG CTGCTGGAGATCGTGGGCCGGGAGGGGGTATCACTGACAACTGTGCTGACCACCCATCACCACTG GGACCACGCCCGGGGCAACACGGAGCTGGCAAGGCTGCTGCCTGGCCTGGTGGTGCTGGGCGCAGATGAGCGCATCTGTGCGCTGACCCGCAGGCTGGCACATGGCGAGGAGCTGCGG TTTGGGGCCATCCACGTGCGCTGCCTCCTGACGCCCGGCCACACCTTGGGCCACATGAGCTACTTCCTGTGGGAAGATGAGTGTCTGGACCCGCCCGCCGTGTTCTCGG GGGACGCATTGTCTGTGGCCGGCTGCGGCTCACGCCTGGAGACGACAGCTCAGCAGATGTACCACAGCTTGGTGGAGACCCTGGGCACCCTGCCCCCTGAGACA AAGGTGTTCTGTGGTCACGAGCACACACTGGGCAACCTCGAGTTTGCACAAAAAGTGGAGCCTTGGAACAACCACGTGAAGGCCAAGCTATCGTGGGCCAAG AAGAGGGATGAGGATGATGTGCCCACGGTGCCCTCAACCCTGGGCGAGGAGCTCCTTTACAACCCCTTCCTGAGGGTGGC AGAGGAGCCTGTGCGCAAGTTCACAGGAAAGGTCGCCCCAGCTGAAGTCCTGGAAGTGCTCTGCAGAGAACGAGCAAGCTTTGAGCGGGCAGCTGAGCCGCTGCAGCCACAGGCCCGGGCACTCCTTGCGCTGCAGTGGGGGCTCCTGAGCATGCCACGGCCAAAGTGA
- the HAGHL gene encoding hydroxyacylglutathione hydrolase-like protein isoform X2, giving the protein MRGALRPGPVTGARGPPLSGCPSGSPCDQLAQPKGARPLPGALCTRAWRPNTGSYLDHLHLPNSHPFQLLEIVGREGVSLTTVLTTHHHWDHARGNTELARLLPGLVVLGADERICALTRRLAHGEELRFGAIHVRCLLTPGHTLGHMSYFLWEDECLDPPAVFSGDALSVAGCGSRLETTAQQMYHSLVETLGTLPPETKVFCGHEHTLGNLEFAQKVEPWNNHVKAKLSWAKKRDEDDVPTVPSTLGEELLYNPFLRVAEEPVRKFTGKVAPAEVLEVLCRERASFERAAEPLQPQARALLALQWGLLSMPRPK; this is encoded by the exons ATGAGAGGCGCGCTCCGTCCAGGCCCCGTGACAGGCGCCCGAGGCCCGCCTCTGTCCGGCTGTCCTTCAGGTAGTCCTTGCGACCAGCTGGCGCAGCCCAAGGGG GCCCGTCCCCTGCCTGGGGCACTGTGCACCCGGGCCTGGCGCCCCAACACAGGCAGCTACCTGGACCACCTGCATCTCCCTAACTCCCATCCCTTTCAGCTGCTGGAGATCGTGGGCCGGGAGGGGGTATCACTGACAACTGTGCTGACCACCCATCACCACTG GGACCACGCCCGGGGCAACACGGAGCTGGCAAGGCTGCTGCCTGGCCTGGTGGTGCTGGGCGCAGATGAGCGCATCTGTGCGCTGACCCGCAGGCTGGCACATGGCGAGGAGCTGCGG TTTGGGGCCATCCACGTGCGCTGCCTCCTGACGCCCGGCCACACCTTGGGCCACATGAGCTACTTCCTGTGGGAAGATGAGTGTCTGGACCCGCCCGCCGTGTTCTCGG GGGACGCATTGTCTGTGGCCGGCTGCGGCTCACGCCTGGAGACGACAGCTCAGCAGATGTACCACAGCTTGGTGGAGACCCTGGGCACCCTGCCCCCTGAGACA AAGGTGTTCTGTGGTCACGAGCACACACTGGGCAACCTCGAGTTTGCACAAAAAGTGGAGCCTTGGAACAACCACGTGAAGGCCAAGCTATCGTGGGCCAAG AAGAGGGATGAGGATGATGTGCCCACGGTGCCCTCAACCCTGGGCGAGGAGCTCCTTTACAACCCCTTCCTGAGGGTGGC AGAGGAGCCTGTGCGCAAGTTCACAGGAAAGGTCGCCCCAGCTGAAGTCCTGGAAGTGCTCTGCAGAGAACGAGCAAGCTTTGAGCGGGCAGCTGAGCCGCTGCAGCCACAGGCCCGGGCACTCCTTGCGCTGCAGTGGGGGCTCCTGAGCATGCCACGGCCAAAGTGA
- the HAGHL gene encoding hydroxyacylglutathione hydrolase-like protein isoform X1 → MKVKVIPVLEDNYMYLVIEEHTREAVAVDVAVPKRARPLPGALCTRAWRPNTGSYLDHLHLPNSHPFQLLEIVGREGVSLTTVLTTHHHWDHARGNTELARLLPGLVVLGADERICALTRRLAHGEELRFGAIHVRCLLTPGHTLGHMSYFLWEDECLDPPAVFSGDALSVAGCGSRLETTAQQMYHSLVETLGTLPPETKVFCGHEHTLGNLEFAQKVEPWNNHVKAKLSWAKKRDEDDVPTVPSTLGEELLYNPFLRVAEEPVRKFTGKVAPAEVLEVLCRERASFERAAEPLQPQARALLALQWGLLSMPRPK, encoded by the exons ATGAAGGTCAAAGTCATCCCTGTGCTTGAGGACAACTACATGTACCTGGTCATCGAAGAGCACACGCGGGAGGCTGTGGCCGTGGACGTGGCCGTGCCCAAAAGG GCCCGTCCCCTGCCTGGGGCACTGTGCACCCGGGCCTGGCGCCCCAACACAGGCAGCTACCTGGACCACCTGCATCTCCCTAACTCCCATCCCTTTCAGCTGCTGGAGATCGTGGGCCGGGAGGGGGTATCACTGACAACTGTGCTGACCACCCATCACCACTG GGACCACGCCCGGGGCAACACGGAGCTGGCAAGGCTGCTGCCTGGCCTGGTGGTGCTGGGCGCAGATGAGCGCATCTGTGCGCTGACCCGCAGGCTGGCACATGGCGAGGAGCTGCGG TTTGGGGCCATCCACGTGCGCTGCCTCCTGACGCCCGGCCACACCTTGGGCCACATGAGCTACTTCCTGTGGGAAGATGAGTGTCTGGACCCGCCCGCCGTGTTCTCGG GGGACGCATTGTCTGTGGCCGGCTGCGGCTCACGCCTGGAGACGACAGCTCAGCAGATGTACCACAGCTTGGTGGAGACCCTGGGCACCCTGCCCCCTGAGACA AAGGTGTTCTGTGGTCACGAGCACACACTGGGCAACCTCGAGTTTGCACAAAAAGTGGAGCCTTGGAACAACCACGTGAAGGCCAAGCTATCGTGGGCCAAG AAGAGGGATGAGGATGATGTGCCCACGGTGCCCTCAACCCTGGGCGAGGAGCTCCTTTACAACCCCTTCCTGAGGGTGGC AGAGGAGCCTGTGCGCAAGTTCACAGGAAAGGTCGCCCCAGCTGAAGTCCTGGAAGTGCTCTGCAGAGAACGAGCAAGCTTTGAGCGGGCAGCTGAGCCGCTGCAGCCACAGGCCCGGGCACTCCTTGCGCTGCAGTGGGGGCTCCTGAGCATGCCACGGCCAAAGTGA
- the HAGHL gene encoding hydroxyacylglutathione hydrolase-like protein isoform X3 yields the protein MKVKVIPVLEDNYMYLVIEEHTREAVAVDVAVPKRARPLPGALCTRAWRPNTGSYLDHLHLPNSHPFQLLEIVGREGVSLTTVLTTHHHWDHARGNTELARLLPGLVVLGADERICALTRRLAHGEELRFGAIHVRCLLTPGHTLGHMSYFLWEDECLDPPAVFSGDALSVAGCGSRLETTAQQMYHSLVETLGTLPPETVFCGHEHTLGNLEFAQKVEPWNNHVKAKLSWAKKRDEDDVPTVPSTLGEELLYNPFLRVAEEPVRKFTGKVAPAEVLEVLCRERASFERAAEPLQPQARALLALQWGLLSMPRPK from the exons ATGAAGGTCAAAGTCATCCCTGTGCTTGAGGACAACTACATGTACCTGGTCATCGAAGAGCACACGCGGGAGGCTGTGGCCGTGGACGTGGCCGTGCCCAAAAGG GCCCGTCCCCTGCCTGGGGCACTGTGCACCCGGGCCTGGCGCCCCAACACAGGCAGCTACCTGGACCACCTGCATCTCCCTAACTCCCATCCCTTTCAGCTGCTGGAGATCGTGGGCCGGGAGGGGGTATCACTGACAACTGTGCTGACCACCCATCACCACTG GGACCACGCCCGGGGCAACACGGAGCTGGCAAGGCTGCTGCCTGGCCTGGTGGTGCTGGGCGCAGATGAGCGCATCTGTGCGCTGACCCGCAGGCTGGCACATGGCGAGGAGCTGCGG TTTGGGGCCATCCACGTGCGCTGCCTCCTGACGCCCGGCCACACCTTGGGCCACATGAGCTACTTCCTGTGGGAAGATGAGTGTCTGGACCCGCCCGCCGTGTTCTCGG GGGACGCATTGTCTGTGGCCGGCTGCGGCTCACGCCTGGAGACGACAGCTCAGCAGATGTACCACAGCTTGGTGGAGACCCTGGGCACCCTGCCCCCTGAGACA GTGTTCTGTGGTCACGAGCACACACTGGGCAACCTCGAGTTTGCACAAAAAGTGGAGCCTTGGAACAACCACGTGAAGGCCAAGCTATCGTGGGCCAAG AAGAGGGATGAGGATGATGTGCCCACGGTGCCCTCAACCCTGGGCGAGGAGCTCCTTTACAACCCCTTCCTGAGGGTGGC AGAGGAGCCTGTGCGCAAGTTCACAGGAAAGGTCGCCCCAGCTGAAGTCCTGGAAGTGCTCTGCAGAGAACGAGCAAGCTTTGAGCGGGCAGCTGAGCCGCTGCAGCCACAGGCCCGGGCACTCCTTGCGCTGCAGTGGGGGCTCCTGAGCATGCCACGGCCAAAGTGA
- the HAGHL gene encoding hydroxyacylglutathione hydrolase-like protein isoform X8 codes for MKVKVIPVLEDNYMYLVIEEHTREAVAVDVAVPKRARPLPGALCTRAWRPNTGSYLDHLHLPNSHPFQLLEIVGREGVSLTTVLTTHHHWDHARGNTELARLLPGLVVLGADERICALTRRLAHGEELRFGAIHVRCLLTPGHTLGHMSYFLWEDECLDPPAVFSGDALSVAGCGSRLETTAQQMYHSLVETLGTLPPETKVFCGHEHTLGNLEFAQKVEPWNNHVKAKLSWAKGLGSSPQTGELSQPAWSCQTRL; via the exons ATGAAGGTCAAAGTCATCCCTGTGCTTGAGGACAACTACATGTACCTGGTCATCGAAGAGCACACGCGGGAGGCTGTGGCCGTGGACGTGGCCGTGCCCAAAAGG GCCCGTCCCCTGCCTGGGGCACTGTGCACCCGGGCCTGGCGCCCCAACACAGGCAGCTACCTGGACCACCTGCATCTCCCTAACTCCCATCCCTTTCAGCTGCTGGAGATCGTGGGCCGGGAGGGGGTATCACTGACAACTGTGCTGACCACCCATCACCACTG GGACCACGCCCGGGGCAACACGGAGCTGGCAAGGCTGCTGCCTGGCCTGGTGGTGCTGGGCGCAGATGAGCGCATCTGTGCGCTGACCCGCAGGCTGGCACATGGCGAGGAGCTGCGG TTTGGGGCCATCCACGTGCGCTGCCTCCTGACGCCCGGCCACACCTTGGGCCACATGAGCTACTTCCTGTGGGAAGATGAGTGTCTGGACCCGCCCGCCGTGTTCTCGG GGGACGCATTGTCTGTGGCCGGCTGCGGCTCACGCCTGGAGACGACAGCTCAGCAGATGTACCACAGCTTGGTGGAGACCCTGGGCACCCTGCCCCCTGAGACA AAGGTGTTCTGTGGTCACGAGCACACACTGGGCAACCTCGAGTTTGCACAAAAAGTGGAGCCTTGGAACAACCACGTGAAGGCCAAGCTATCGTGGGCCAAG GGTCTAGGCTCAAGCCCCCAGACTGGTGAGCTGAGCCAACCTGCCTGGAGCTGCCAGACAAGGCTGTGA